The sequence TCTAATGCTTCTAATTGCTGGTTAAAATCTTCTAAATTGGCATAGGCTTCAGCTTGAATCAAAGCGGCTCCCACAGAGATAGCTATGGCTTTGACCAAATCTTGTTCCCCTGCTTGCCATTCGTGGGGTTTATCGCCACAATACTGCAATTCTATAATGCCTAACATTCGCCCTTGGAACCATACGGGTTCCATTAACCAAGAACGAATCGAAAAACTTTTGACAAAATCAGCAACTTCTGGAGAATTAGCTACCCGAGAATCTTCAAGAGTATCGGTAACACAAACACCTTCACCGGTTTCTACTACTTCCTGAAATATTGGATTTTTTTGTAACTCTCTAGTTTTTCCTAAAAGTGATAAAACTCCCGAGCTTCGGAATTCGTGTTCGATTACGGCATTCGTGTCTGCCCTTTGAGCGCGATAGATTAAACATCGGCTAGCTGCCAAATTTTGTCCTAACTCCTGTACGGCAACTTCCAATACTTCTCGCGGATTTAGCGATCGCCGAATTGCGGTACTAATTGAATTGACTAAACGTTCTTTTCGTGCTTGTGCGGCAATCGAGCGATAGGCTTTATGTAATTTATATTGGCTGGCTTGTAAATAGGTAACTAAGCGCTGCACGAATGGATTGGTGTCGATGTCGCAAGCATATTCGCTCTTTTCATCAATTACCTTCTGACTATAATTTTCTCCAATACCAAAGCGTTGCCGTGCCTGCTCAATTTTCTCGGCTAATTCCGGACGATAAATAAGTATTTTATCTAATAACAAATCGGCAGCTTTTAAGCTTACACCTCTTTCAGCCGTCCAAATCCCCTCAAATCTCCTTGCTGTGTCCATATCAAGACTTGGAGTTTCTGGGGACATTTCTCTTTTAAGTATGGAAGCAGGATATTCTCGGCAAACTAAGCAAGTCGCATAATTAAAAGCAATAACTACCAAATGCCATTCTTGAGAAAGAGCATCTTGTGGCTCAAAAGCTACTTTTTCATAATATTCTGAACTGCTACTAAAACCAGTTTCTGGTGCAGATAAAACGTATACTTGATTGCTGATTTGCGCCAGTCGTTGATAGCGATGAGCTTCTTGACGGTAAAACCTTTCTCTTTGAAAATTGGCAATTACTAAAGGCTGCTCCATTGTGGCAGCCAAAACCTGGTCTTCCATCGCGTGGGAGAGCGCTGTTAATGAAGCTTTGAAGTATATTTGGGGCCGCAGGTACGTTAGTGCCTGTAGCAAATCACTCAGCACGGAAGTCGAAATGCTCATGAATGTCGTTAAGGAGCCACAATCTGGATTTAAATCCACGTCACAGCTGCATTTTACAAACTACAACGGAGTATCAGATTGAGCATAATGTTGCAATTTGTAAACAATATTAAATAGGTTTAAAGAGCCGTGCAAATAATCACGGTTCTCAAGTCACAGCTAGCCGCAACCTTTGGGCAACCTTCTCAGATTGCTAATGAAAACATTCTACCTTGCTGTTTGCGGATATTTCGATAAAACAAGTTGCTTTATCGACTAAAAATTTCGTTTATCTAAAATATGTCGTTAAAAAACTTCAATATTGCTATGTTTGAGACGAAGGTCGCTAAGTGCGAAGTCAAGCATTCATGCAAAGGGCGTGTTTCATTGCCAAAGTTACGATTGCTTAATATTTTGTTACATAATTCGGTTTCTTTGTGTCTACCGA comes from Rivularia sp. PCC 7116 and encodes:
- a CDS encoding DICT sensory domain-containing protein, whose product is MSISTSVLSDLLQALTYLRPQIYFKASLTALSHAMEDQVLAATMEQPLVIANFQRERFYRQEAHRYQRLAQISNQVYVLSAPETGFSSSSEYYEKVAFEPQDALSQEWHLVVIAFNYATCLVCREYPASILKREMSPETPSLDMDTARRFEGIWTAERGVSLKAADLLLDKILIYRPELAEKIEQARQRFGIGENYSQKVIDEKSEYACDIDTNPFVQRLVTYLQASQYKLHKAYRSIAAQARKERLVNSISTAIRRSLNPREVLEVAVQELGQNLAASRCLIYRAQRADTNAVIEHEFRSSGVLSLLGKTRELQKNPIFQEVVETGEGVCVTDTLEDSRVANSPEVADFVKSFSIRSWLMEPVWFQGRMLGIIELQYCGDKPHEWQAGEQDLVKAIAISVGAALIQAEAYANLEDFNQQLEALDRTRSNLIAITGHELRTPLSTIQVCLESLATEPDMPLELREVMLSTALSDSERMRKLIQDFLTLSNLESGRIEWHPETLTLQECVDLAISRINARTNIESLPKVSAEISENLPLVRADGDWLVEVLAKLMDNACKFTPPEGEITIKAIRNENQMVEVTVADTGRGIEPNRLEIVFDRFYQEEGALRRTTGGTGLGLAICRQIVIGWGGQIWAESSGKDKGSKFHFTVPSIEGSQEERLFAAVRK